The following proteins come from a genomic window of Bacillus sp. Marseille-P3661:
- a CDS encoding AAA family ATPase, translating to MIPWRLTFIGIRDYAPTLIDLSGEYEHVMITGPNGAGKSTITFCMGAVLYSSKVDLEGLKSRNLPSDQTWKSKITLLFKNGGNMKIDAPPFIEFSLVIIQEPGQPMKKEFTIATGEEIDQWDETIKYTSGDRLYNFSAYRHALQYKYKIDPDLFYLIWYQQEVNQFAIMSPEERFRIFSEMHGIDKSQRNWEESIEKLKDTEETLQYAEINVKVKKQELSVKKNELDRYNDNQKRLKEGAKQYMGALLALEILHKKGIESDQSILQQLKLDYEHTFQTKAETKSEAERKGEEKLALVKSRNHLNIQLQVIENKIIDMQKDVVHLNEEINSLEEELKTTTAKKNKLTRTEEEVKQGLSILLHQQQQTVLDLQNNEKLLQGNKEELNSTVELKIKLEHEIKANTELEMKYQEILHIYKSSHAVTERINLLENQVEKLKDMKHSLTIQLNELKAEQDILSENRVLSSRQVESLKFFKNKNIKAYPLRELIQLDADATLHDEKLYNTIKYTIFFDGKDIIPPNDLYHVPLKGVIPDRSVTKLPKLHLQIKDNLFYDVIPLAMKALWWVEQFFKDHSFKIKNETLYDEIGLRGAQEKEGYILSEKALRTRKEKVAALLKEKSADKDLLETDIDSKTKQVRELNGVIQSVKEAEAFITMEYEREQLSRKLDQAVEKEKDYKLQIAEQEREKDRLNRLQIEQQLLDRELREEEMIYQELGQMKEKFQLLTRFQNQYTDMLKQISQMKSQRGKLDDQFDKVNRDIKIIERNIGDVQDLLESQARELSAIDKQIKDTNDRIESSQLKLVQYIEELSNLKNVHEKLYSLLIEDIEIIPSDSVQQLIAIRQDGFVKFEHAIHERVDPAAPDNYAAVKAEYDRLDDDYKRTKILLEQDLERTEQLKDHLEKTVNMRVLEIQQRFKTYMAKFQFEGEISWESYEDKRKRTHFKLYIKARKEGHRGIMEDVSVKARGGKVGKGVSGGEESLSSLLFALALLQNLQTSPGFIVLDEFDSALDENRKSKVFDLYVQELQRKLIILTPKSHEDTYLNRFRKAFVVQHDPTKPKSEVIGLIKTD from the coding sequence ATGATACCTTGGCGTTTAACTTTTATCGGTATTCGTGATTATGCCCCGACATTAATCGATCTGTCGGGAGAATACGAGCATGTGATGATCACCGGGCCGAATGGGGCAGGCAAGTCAACGATAACGTTTTGCATGGGTGCGGTGTTATATTCATCAAAAGTAGATTTAGAAGGCTTAAAATCTCGCAATCTCCCTAGTGATCAAACTTGGAAGTCCAAAATAACCTTACTATTTAAGAATGGTGGCAATATGAAAATAGATGCGCCGCCATTTATTGAATTTTCCCTAGTGATTATACAAGAGCCTGGCCAGCCGATGAAGAAAGAGTTTACGATTGCAACCGGTGAGGAAATCGATCAATGGGATGAAACTATTAAGTATACGTCCGGCGATCGCTTATATAACTTTTCTGCGTATCGGCATGCCTTACAGTATAAATATAAAATTGATCCTGATTTATTTTATTTAATTTGGTATCAGCAAGAAGTAAATCAATTTGCGATCATGAGCCCTGAAGAACGGTTTCGTATTTTCAGTGAGATGCATGGTATTGATAAATCACAACGAAATTGGGAAGAAAGCATTGAAAAGTTAAAAGATACTGAGGAAACCTTACAGTATGCAGAAATAAATGTGAAAGTAAAAAAACAAGAATTAAGTGTGAAAAAGAATGAACTTGATCGCTATAACGACAATCAAAAAAGGCTTAAAGAAGGTGCCAAACAATATATGGGTGCATTATTAGCACTAGAAATATTGCACAAAAAGGGCATCGAAAGTGATCAAAGTATTCTCCAACAATTAAAACTAGACTATGAACACACCTTCCAAACTAAAGCTGAAACAAAATCAGAAGCTGAACGTAAAGGCGAAGAAAAACTAGCGTTAGTAAAATCACGTAACCATCTTAATATTCAATTACAAGTTATTGAAAACAAAATTATCGATATGCAAAAGGATGTTGTACATTTAAATGAAGAAATTAATAGTTTAGAGGAAGAGTTGAAAACGACAACAGCGAAGAAAAATAAGCTGACAAGAACAGAAGAAGAAGTAAAGCAAGGGTTATCGATCCTTTTACATCAACAACAGCAGACTGTTCTAGATTTACAAAATAATGAAAAGTTATTGCAAGGTAATAAAGAAGAGCTAAATTCGACGGTAGAATTGAAAATAAAATTAGAGCACGAAATCAAAGCGAATACAGAGCTAGAGATGAAGTATCAAGAAATCCTTCATATTTATAAGAGCAGCCATGCTGTGACAGAAAGAATAAATCTACTAGAGAATCAAGTTGAAAAATTGAAGGATATGAAACATAGTTTAACCATTCAGTTAAATGAATTAAAGGCAGAACAAGACATTTTAAGTGAAAACCGTGTACTTTCATCACGACAAGTTGAATCACTTAAATTTTTCAAAAATAAAAATATTAAAGCGTATCCGCTGCGTGAGTTGATTCAATTAGATGCCGATGCAACACTTCATGATGAGAAACTTTATAATACTATTAAATATACGATTTTTTTTGATGGAAAAGACATTATACCACCGAATGATTTGTACCATGTGCCATTAAAGGGTGTCATTCCAGATCGTTCCGTAACAAAGCTACCAAAGCTACATCTACAAATTAAAGACAATTTATTCTACGATGTGATTCCGCTTGCTATGAAGGCTTTATGGTGGGTCGAGCAATTTTTCAAAGATCATTCATTTAAAATTAAAAACGAAACATTATATGATGAAATTGGTCTTAGAGGAGCGCAGGAGAAAGAAGGCTATATTCTTAGTGAAAAAGCTTTGCGAACTCGGAAAGAAAAAGTGGCTGCATTGCTTAAAGAAAAAAGTGCCGACAAAGACCTGTTAGAAACTGACATTGACTCAAAGACAAAACAAGTCCGTGAGTTGAATGGTGTGATTCAGTCTGTGAAGGAAGCAGAAGCGTTTATAACGATGGAATATGAACGTGAACAATTGAGTCGGAAATTAGATCAAGCGGTAGAAAAAGAGAAGGATTATAAATTACAAATAGCAGAGCAGGAGAGAGAAAAAGATCGCTTGAATCGTTTACAGATTGAACAACAATTATTAGATAGAGAGCTAAGAGAAGAAGAAATGATCTACCAAGAGCTTGGTCAAATGAAAGAAAAGTTTCAGCTGCTTACAAGGTTTCAAAATCAGTATACAGATATGCTTAAACAGATATCACAAATGAAAAGCCAACGCGGAAAATTAGATGATCAATTTGACAAAGTGAATCGAGACATTAAAATCATTGAACGAAACATAGGTGACGTACAAGATTTGTTAGAAAGTCAGGCGCGGGAATTATCCGCTATAGACAAACAAATAAAAGATACAAATGATCGAATTGAATCTAGCCAACTTAAGCTTGTTCAATATATCGAAGAACTTTCTAATCTCAAAAATGTTCATGAAAAGTTGTATTCATTATTAATAGAAGATATCGAAATTATTCCTTCTGACTCAGTCCAACAACTAATTGCGATTCGTCAAGATGGGTTTGTAAAATTTGAGCACGCGATCCATGAAAGGGTCGATCCCGCAGCCCCTGATAATTACGCTGCGGTAAAGGCTGAATATGATCGATTAGATGATGATTATAAACGGACTAAAATTTTACTTGAACAAGATTTGGAACGAACCGAGCAGCTAAAAGATCATTTAGAGAAGACTGTAAATATGCGTGTATTAGAAATTCAACAACGCTTTAAAACTTATATGGCTAAGTTCCAATTTGAAGGAGAAATTAGCTGGGAATCGTATGAGGATAAACGAAAGCGTACGCACTTTAAACTTTATATTAAAGCCCGTAAAGAAGGTCATCGTGGGATCATGGAGGATGTAAGTGTGAAAGCTAGAGGTGGAAAAGTCGGTAAAGGTGTGTCAGGTGGAGAAGAATCATTAAGTTCACTGCTTTTTGCCTTAGCACTTCTCCAAAACTTACAGACTTCACCAGGTTTTATCGTGTTAGACGAATTTGACAGTGCACTGGATGAAAATCGTAAATCAAAAGTGTTCGATTTATACGTTCAAGAATTACAACGTAAATTAATTATACTAACTCCGAAGTCACATGAAGACACATACTTGAATCGGTTCAGAAAAGCCTTTGTTGTACAGCATGATCCAACCAAACCGAAAAGTGAAGTGATTGGATTAATCAAGACAGATTAA
- a CDS encoding EAL domain-containing protein, whose product MEEIQINTKHFDVIVNDLYTHYQPLYRLDDQLLYSYESLLRSKKQINPEKLFEMAREESRVNMLDKIAIETGINTFSKSNNNGSALLFINILPSTLLQSDFFMFIDGILNESGYSKDRLVFELSENAAESTQWGFPELKGVISKFRNQGVRFAIDDVGSGIACNQKIIEFEPEFVKLDKYFGMGLSQSRLKQMTVESYAFLCKENSMLILEGIETEEDLQLAKTLGVNLGQGYHLGKPGPLTS is encoded by the coding sequence CTGGAGGAGATTCAAATAAATACTAAACATTTTGATGTTATTGTAAATGACCTATACACACATTACCAACCACTCTATCGATTAGATGATCAACTTTTATATAGTTATGAATCATTGCTAAGATCAAAAAAACAGATCAATCCAGAAAAATTGTTTGAAATGGCTCGAGAGGAATCGAGAGTTAATATGCTTGATAAGATAGCCATAGAGACCGGTATTAACACATTTTCCAAATCTAACAATAACGGCAGTGCCCTCTTATTTATAAATATATTACCATCTACACTACTACAAAGTGATTTTTTTATGTTTATAGATGGGATCTTAAATGAGTCTGGCTATAGTAAAGATAGACTGGTTTTTGAGTTAAGCGAAAATGCTGCGGAGTCTACTCAATGGGGGTTTCCAGAGCTAAAAGGCGTAATTTCTAAATTCCGAAACCAAGGAGTACGATTTGCTATTGATGATGTTGGCAGTGGGATTGCTTGCAACCAAAAAATCATAGAATTTGAACCTGAATTTGTTAAACTTGATAAATATTTTGGTATGGGATTGTCTCAATCCAGACTAAAGCAAATGACAGTTGAAAGTTATGCTTTCCTATGTAAAGAAAATTCTATGTTAATTCTTGAAGGGATAGAAACCGAGGAAGATCTTCAGTTAGCAAAAACACTAGGTGTTAACTTGGGACAGGGGTATCACTTAGGAAAACCCGGACCGTTGACAAGTTGA
- a CDS encoding Glu/Leu/Phe/Val family dehydrogenase: protein MTSKMENIIRHSLDALMDDDSFLPNLKDKTREKAFHSLLSILSTPNHVHKSFLRISLENGSVIRIPAFRVQHNDTLGPYKGGIRFHQTVNEDEVVNLAKLMTLKNALHDVPFGGGKGGVVINPRNFSEKELHLICEKYVRYFADCLGPEKDIPAPDVGTGEREMDWMMAEYKSIHPGETYRGSFTGKSIMNGGSLGRREATGKGVYFSFRYLFHNFLQENKALLDANRDNKYVQTALKLKEQPLTLAIQGFGNVGSVAAAEAYKCQYLKNKIIAVSDHNVCLYNADGLDIPALIKYTTEHNRDLPTDETVLAGHNIKATIQNRDALLTTNVDVLILAALEDQIHENNFTEIKAQVIVEGANSPVSEKADKYLSDKGVLIIPDILANAGGVIVSYLEWLQGRETQFYSEEEVYSLLFDKMKSTFNTVLPQFFSDPFPLRQNCYIHAVMKLSSILYRQGKLY from the coding sequence ATGACAAGTAAGATGGAAAACATTATCAGGCATTCCTTAGATGCTTTAATGGATGATGACTCCTTTTTACCAAATCTTAAAGATAAAACACGAGAAAAAGCATTTCACTCCTTACTTTCGATACTATCTACTCCAAATCATGTCCACAAATCCTTTTTACGAATTTCATTAGAAAATGGCTCAGTTATTCGAATTCCTGCTTTCAGGGTGCAGCATAATGATACACTTGGTCCCTATAAAGGTGGTATTCGGTTTCATCAAACCGTAAATGAAGATGAAGTCGTCAATTTAGCAAAATTAATGACATTAAAAAATGCTCTTCACGATGTTCCTTTTGGCGGAGGTAAGGGTGGTGTTGTGATTAATCCAAGAAATTTTAGTGAAAAGGAACTTCATTTAATTTGCGAAAAATACGTTCGTTATTTTGCTGATTGTTTGGGACCTGAAAAGGATATCCCTGCACCTGACGTAGGAACAGGTGAACGTGAAATGGATTGGATGATGGCTGAGTATAAATCGATCCATCCAGGCGAAACCTATCGCGGTAGTTTTACCGGAAAAAGCATCATGAATGGTGGTTCATTGGGACGAAGAGAAGCTACAGGAAAAGGTGTTTATTTTTCGTTCCGCTATTTGTTCCATAACTTTTTGCAGGAAAATAAAGCATTACTTGACGCAAATCGTGACAACAAATATGTACAAACGGCTTTAAAGCTTAAAGAACAACCTCTAACCCTAGCCATCCAAGGTTTTGGGAATGTTGGCTCGGTAGCTGCTGCTGAAGCCTATAAATGTCAATATCTAAAAAACAAAATTATAGCTGTCAGCGACCATAATGTATGTTTATATAATGCGGATGGTTTAGATATCCCTGCTTTAATAAAATATACGACAGAACATAACAGAGATTTACCGACTGATGAAACAGTTTTAGCAGGACATAATATAAAAGCTACTATTCAAAACCGAGATGCTTTACTGACTACGAATGTTGATGTATTAATCTTAGCTGCCCTTGAAGATCAAATTCATGAAAATAATTTTACGGAGATAAAAGCACAAGTTATCGTCGAGGGAGCGAATTCACCTGTCTCTGAAAAAGCAGATAAATACTTGAGTGATAAAGGTGTCCTTATAATCCCAGATATTCTCGCCAATGCCGGCGGGGTAATTGTTTCCTATCTTGAATGGCTGCAGGGAAGAGAAACGCAATTTTATTCAGAGGAAGAGGTATACAGTTTACTTTTTGATAAGATGAAGTCCACATTTAATACAGTTTTACCACAATTTTTTAGCGACCCCTTCCCACTTAGACAAAATTGCTATATCCATGCAGTAATGAAACTATCATCCATTTTATACCGGCAAGGAAAACTTTATTAA
- a CDS encoding FAD-dependent oxidoreductase, translating into MNEIELTGRIVTPGDDEYEQARTNNNLSNPKFPRIIVFCQNTKDIENALQWVRDKQIPFRVRSGRHSYENFSLVNGGLIIDISEMNKITVNREKMTAIIEGGANLGHVYRTLWKHGTTIPAGTESSVGLAGLALGGGIGMLTRWFGLTCDNLLEIEMVLAKGTRGAERIIANKNQNSDLFWACRGGGGGNFGIVTSFTFKVHPVSKVSIFSITWGWENFEKVFNGWQTWAVDTDHRLTSEIELKTKESNQLTVQGEYVGSAAKLKHLLQPLLDSGSPTDVFIKEVPYIEAVKFFDEPSGNVPAYRKRSGSFLERKFPEKAILIMKNFLANAPNKNATIWHQSLGGKAAMPESFDSAFYYRNAIIAQEYNSTWNSPQEENQNIRWVEALRNALSPYTIGDYVNWPDRNIRNWPMSYYGDNFNILRKVKTSYDPYNVFQFPQSIPPYKKWL; encoded by the coding sequence TTGAATGAAATAGAGCTTACCGGACGGATCGTAACTCCGGGTGATGATGAGTATGAACAAGCAAGAACGAATAATAATTTAAGCAATCCCAAATTTCCGAGGATAATTGTATTTTGTCAGAATACGAAAGATATAGAGAATGCTTTACAGTGGGTGAGGGATAAGCAAATACCGTTCAGAGTCAGGAGCGGCCGGCATAGCTATGAAAATTTTTCATTAGTAAATGGTGGCCTCATCATTGACATTAGTGAAATGAATAAAATTACGGTAAACCGTGAAAAAATGACGGCAATTATTGAAGGCGGCGCCAATCTAGGTCATGTTTATCGTACATTATGGAAGCACGGTACAACAATCCCTGCAGGAACTGAAAGTAGTGTGGGGTTAGCAGGCTTAGCACTTGGCGGTGGGATCGGTATGTTAACGAGATGGTTTGGACTTACTTGTGACAATCTCCTTGAAATTGAAATGGTCTTAGCTAAAGGAACTAGAGGGGCCGAACGAATAATAGCCAATAAGAATCAAAATTCTGATCTATTTTGGGCTTGCCGCGGAGGTGGAGGCGGAAACTTTGGTATTGTAACTTCTTTCACCTTTAAGGTGCATCCTGTTTCGAAGGTGTCTATTTTTTCGATTACATGGGGATGGGAGAATTTTGAAAAGGTATTTAATGGCTGGCAGACTTGGGCAGTTGACACAGATCATCGGCTAACCTCGGAAATTGAACTGAAAACAAAAGAATCAAATCAGCTTACTGTTCAAGGTGAATATGTTGGGAGTGCAGCAAAGTTAAAACATCTACTTCAGCCCTTACTTGATTCGGGTTCTCCTACCGACGTTTTCATAAAAGAAGTCCCCTACATTGAAGCTGTAAAATTTTTTGATGAACCAAGTGGAAATGTGCCCGCTTATCGGAAACGATCAGGTTCCTTTCTAGAAAGAAAGTTCCCAGAAAAAGCGATTTTGATTATGAAGAATTTCTTGGCCAATGCTCCAAACAAAAATGCCACCATTTGGCATCAATCTCTTGGGGGAAAAGCTGCTATGCCTGAATCATTCGATTCGGCCTTTTATTACCGTAACGCCATAATAGCACAAGAATACAATTCTACATGGAATAGCCCCCAAGAGGAAAATCAAAATATTCGCTGGGTCGAGGCGTTAAGGAACGCTTTATCTCCTTATACAATAGGAGATTATGTGAATTGGCCTGATCGAAATATTAGAAATTGGCCAATGTCTTATTATGGTGATAATTTTAATATTCTTCGTAAAGTAAAAACGTCATACGATCCCTACAATGTTTTTCAATTTCCTCAAAGTATCCCACCATATAAAAAGTGGTTATAG
- a CDS encoding DUF3237 domain-containing protein has product MSIEVKHCFDVYVKVDQPIEVGSVGSGQRRVIPITGGTFEGELFKGKILPGGADYQIIRPDGVTEALAHYTLQTEDGTNIYVVNRGYRHGPKEIIEKLIKGEQVPADSYYFKTTPTFEVSGDKYSFLNKSIFIGVGTRNPSDVKIQYYEVL; this is encoded by the coding sequence ATGTCAATTGAAGTGAAACATTGTTTCGATGTTTATGTTAAGGTCGATCAACCTATTGAGGTTGGTTCTGTTGGATCTGGTCAGAGACGGGTCATTCCAATTACTGGAGGTACATTTGAAGGAGAGTTATTCAAAGGAAAAATACTACCTGGCGGGGCAGATTATCAGATTATCCGACCAGACGGAGTAACCGAAGCTTTGGCACATTATACGCTACAAACAGAAGACGGAACAAATATTTACGTTGTTAACCGTGGCTACAGACATGGACCAAAAGAAATTATAGAAAAACTAATAAAAGGGGAGCAGGTTCCAGCAGATTCCTATTACTTTAAGACTACACCTACTTTTGAAGTGAGTGGGGATAAATACTCTTTTTTAAATAAAAGTATTTTTATAGGGGTAGGTACGAGAAATCCATCGGATGTAAAAATCCAGTATTATGAAGTACTATAA
- a CDS encoding response regulator: MNNTILIADDSMFMRTYLKNIVLASSFEVISEASNGAEAIDKYKEFSPDIVLLDITMPKINGLEALKAIRNIDPIATVIMCSAMGQQYLITEALRAGAHDFVIKPYFENLVSILKKYHGDSFHD; encoded by the coding sequence ATGAACAATACAATACTTATTGCTGATGATTCTATGTTTATGAGAACCTACCTAAAAAATATAGTTTTAGCTAGCAGTTTTGAAGTGATATCAGAAGCAAGTAATGGTGCTGAAGCTATTGATAAATATAAAGAATTTTCACCAGATATTGTTTTACTAGATATTACGATGCCGAAAATAAACGGATTAGAAGCGCTAAAAGCAATTCGGAACATTGACCCGATAGCAACCGTTATCATGTGTTCGGCAATGGGTCAGCAATACTTAATTACAGAAGCCTTACGAGCCGGGGCCCATGATTTTGTTATAAAACCCTATTTCGAAAATCTTGTTTCTATTTTGAAGAAGTACCATGGAGACAGTTTTCATGATTGA
- a CDS encoding YczE/YyaS/YitT family protein — MKDVGVKLFFYLMGIVCLTFGISCSINSQLGASPLPALQVGLQQTIGLTVGSWEFIIGVIFVVIISAVRRKKPDILAFLTSFLIGLGIDLWLFLTKLVDIPDLLVVKIILICLGLIFIGVGVSMYLQPKFSPAPPDGIQILIEEYFKIKLSTARTLFAVAVAVGALVFNGPIGIGTLIMVSTSGPIIGFMYPIAQRYYEQLNNKVLIGIIQQETQNESMH, encoded by the coding sequence ATGAAGGATGTGGGCGTAAAACTTTTTTTCTATTTAATGGGGATTGTTTGCCTGACTTTTGGAATAAGTTGTTCAATTAATTCACAGCTTGGTGCCTCACCTTTGCCAGCCTTACAAGTTGGTTTACAGCAAACAATTGGATTAACAGTAGGTAGCTGGGAGTTTATAATTGGTGTCATATTTGTGGTCATAATTTCTGCTGTCCGTCGAAAAAAGCCCGATATTCTTGCGTTTTTAACTTCATTTTTGATTGGTTTAGGAATAGACTTGTGGTTATTTCTTACAAAGTTAGTCGATATACCTGATTTGTTGGTCGTTAAAATCATACTTATTTGTTTAGGCTTAATTTTTATTGGAGTCGGCGTATCTATGTATTTACAACCGAAGTTTTCACCCGCACCACCAGATGGTATCCAGATTCTTATAGAAGAGTATTTTAAAATAAAATTATCAACGGCAAGAACACTCTTTGCTGTTGCTGTTGCAGTAGGGGCTCTTGTGTTCAATGGGCCAATCGGAATAGGTACTCTGATTATGGTTAGTACATCAGGACCAATCATAGGATTCATGTATCCTATTGCTCAAAGATATTATGAGCAGTTAAATAATAAAGTTTTAATAGGAATAATCCAACAAGAAACTCAAAATGAAAGTATGCATTAG
- a CDS encoding DMT family transporter, with translation MVKILFPLLAMLGGAAIAVQGQINGGLGKKVGVLEASFISFTIGTMALFFVVIFFGKGDILAVMTVPKWQLTGGFLGAIYVVVAVLVVPRLGVVGSLMAIIGGQIILGAVVDHFGLFGGNRIPIDTKKIIAILLLFLSIFLFNKN, from the coding sequence ATGGTAAAAATTTTATTTCCATTGTTAGCTATGCTTGGAGGTGCTGCCATTGCAGTACAGGGCCAAATTAATGGTGGCTTAGGTAAAAAAGTAGGTGTTCTTGAGGCTTCTTTTATTTCATTTACGATTGGAACCATGGCATTATTTTTTGTTGTTATATTTTTTGGAAAAGGTGATATTTTAGCAGTGATGACTGTTCCAAAGTGGCAATTAACAGGTGGGTTTCTAGGAGCCATATATGTTGTAGTTGCGGTACTTGTAGTGCCAAGATTAGGTGTAGTAGGCTCTTTAATGGCGATCATCGGAGGCCAAATTATTCTAGGTGCTGTTGTTGACCATTTTGGACTATTTGGCGGTAATAGAATTCCAATTGATACAAAAAAAATCATTGCGATTCTTCTACTCTTTTTATCGATCTTTTTATTTAATAAAAATTAA
- a CDS encoding DUF4231 domain-containing protein yields MSATSKIEFLMNEIDLNISLFERRKEQNKKKAYWLKIASVICSSLVTLLLGLKAVNVNIFSNIALFFAALITLFNGIEGFYNHRGLWYKDVRTLMRLKELKRDIQFNITGEQEQSISIQDLKRYKDKLQTIINDDINTWSKLRENLEEQNAEN; encoded by the coding sequence ATGAGTGCCACTAGTAAAATAGAATTTTTAATGAATGAAATCGATTTGAATATTTCTTTATTTGAAAGGAGAAAAGAACAAAACAAAAAGAAGGCATATTGGTTAAAGATTGCTTCTGTCATATGCTCGTCTTTAGTTACTTTATTATTAGGATTAAAGGCTGTAAATGTAAATATCTTCTCAAATATTGCATTATTTTTTGCTGCGCTCATTACACTTTTTAATGGAATAGAAGGTTTCTACAATCATAGAGGGCTTTGGTATAAAGATGTTCGAACATTGATGAGACTAAAAGAATTGAAGAGAGATATCCAATTTAATATAACAGGGGAGCAAGAACAAAGTATTTCTATTCAGGATTTAAAACGATATAAAGATAAACTTCAAACTATTATAAACGATGATATTAATACTTGGTCGAAATTACGGGAAAATCTTGAGGAACAAAATGCTGAAAATTGA
- a CDS encoding SDR family NAD(P)-dependent oxidoreductase produces the protein MDLQLLGKKALITGGSRGIGKAIARQLALEGVDCTICARNGDALKETAMELTKETGRNILPIIADIGNPESILQLVEKAAETMGSIDILVNNGARVSGGEPEDFNSVRDELILKDFEEKFMGYFRCIRAVSPYMIKNNWGRIINISGMAARNGGSVSAGARNVSVVHLTKSASIELGKYGITVNSLYPGITETETTRERFPNEEMLRKVEKMNALGRLVKSEEIANVAAFLASPLSVSITGDVISVSGGTGNAVYY, from the coding sequence ATGGATCTACAATTACTTGGCAAGAAAGCACTCATTACAGGGGGAAGCCGTGGGATTGGGAAGGCGATTGCACGCCAACTAGCGTTAGAAGGAGTCGATTGTACAATATGCGCTCGAAATGGAGATGCGTTGAAAGAAACCGCAATGGAATTAACTAAGGAAACCGGTAGGAATATACTCCCGATTATAGCTGATATCGGTAATCCAGAATCGATTCTGCAACTAGTTGAAAAGGCGGCAGAAACAATGGGTAGCATAGACATTCTAGTGAATAATGGTGCCCGTGTAAGTGGCGGAGAGCCAGAGGACTTTAATTCTGTACGAGATGAACTTATTCTAAAAGATTTCGAAGAAAAGTTTATGGGATACTTTCGATGCATACGTGCTGTTTCCCCATATATGATAAAAAATAATTGGGGTCGGATTATTAATATCAGTGGCATGGCGGCTAGAAATGGCGGCAGCGTAAGTGCAGGTGCACGCAATGTATCTGTAGTTCATTTAACTAAATCCGCATCTATTGAACTAGGTAAATACGGCATTACAGTCAATTCGCTATATCCAGGCATTACCGAAACAGAAACAACTAGAGAGCGTTTCCCGAATGAAGAGATGTTACGTAAGGTGGAAAAAATGAATGCATTAGGACGATTGGTTAAATCCGAAGAAATCGCTAATGTAGCAGCCTTTTTAGCATCCCCATTGTCAGTCTCGATTACAGGCGATGTGATTTCGGTATCTGGCGGCACAGGCAATGCTGTTTATTATTAA
- a CDS encoding aldo/keto reductase has protein sequence MSRQIPEITLNDGLTLPVIGLGTYTLKGNKGANAIQNAVDIGYRLIDSAYNYENEGTVGEAVRRSSVPREKLRITSKLPGRYQGYDKAVITIQESLYRANLDYYDLYLIHWPNPKQDLYVQAWQALIDAKKDGLICSIGVCNFLPEHIERLEKETGVKPSINQIELHPYFNQEELRKWHNENNIHIQSWSPLTRGIKNLQNDNIQQIANNHSKTISQVILRWHYQLGAISIPKSSSPDRQTENISIFDFSLDDNEMSIISGFSRPDGRINNQDPAVYEEF, from the coding sequence TTGAGCAGACAAATTCCTGAAATTACACTTAATGATGGGCTCACTTTGCCGGTAATAGGTTTGGGTACATATACACTAAAGGGGAATAAAGGGGCTAATGCTATCCAAAATGCAGTTGATATAGGTTATAGACTAATTGATTCTGCGTATAATTATGAAAATGAAGGTACTGTAGGTGAAGCTGTAAGACGCAGCTCCGTTCCAAGAGAAAAATTGAGAATTACATCTAAATTACCGGGACGTTACCAGGGATATGACAAAGCAGTAATTACCATCCAAGAATCTTTATATCGCGCAAATTTGGATTATTATGATTTATATTTGATTCATTGGCCCAATCCTAAACAAGATCTCTATGTTCAAGCATGGCAAGCATTGATTGATGCTAAAAAGGATGGATTGATTTGCTCGATTGGTGTCTGTAATTTTTTACCAGAACATATTGAGCGATTAGAAAAGGAAACGGGTGTGAAACCAAGCATTAATCAAATTGAATTACATCCTTACTTTAATCAAGAGGAACTTAGAAAATGGCATAACGAGAATAATATCCATATACAGTCTTGGAGCCCATTAACAAGAGGGATTAAAAACTTGCAAAATGATAATATTCAACAAATTGCTAATAACCATAGCAAGACTATTTCACAAGTTATTTTACGTTGGCATTATCAACTTGGAGCCATTTCAATCCCTAAATCTTCATCTCCAGATAGACAAACTGAAAATATATCTATTTTCGATTTTAGCTTGGATGATAACGAAATGAGCATTATTTCAGGCTTTTCTCGTCCTGATGGGAGAATTAATAATCAAGATCCTGCTGTATATGAAGAATTTTAA